The genomic DNA AATTTAGCGGAGGAACTGGAGCTCAAAGGAGTTTCGAAACTTGTTGATGCAATAGACCAAGGCAAAGATCTTCTCCATGCATTTCAGCAAGTACTCATGCAACCTGTAGTTATTGTAATCGATAATTTTCAGCGCGCTTTAAATACGAGTTCAGGTAGACCAACAAAGCTCCTTGAAAATCTTTTAAAAAGAATATCAAACAGAGAACAAAGCGGAAGACTTCTACTGCTGAGCAACCGTAGTGTCGAACGCGCACGTTGGTCAGAATCCATTGAAAAACGCATACTTTATGCACTCGAACAAGATGAAGCAGAAGAGTTACTTGCGCAGTTATTAAAGAAGGGTAAAAGAGAAAAGGAGATACCCTCAGAACGTCGAGCCGACATTGTAGCGGCTTTGGGAAGAAACCCACGAGCAATACATACTTTAGTAGAAAGCTTGAGATGGACTTCAATTGAAGAGCTCATTGGTGAAAACCCAAATCTCTGGGAAATTCGAGATAGGGACGTTTCGTCAGAGTTGCTGCGCGAACTAGAAAAAACGCTTTTACTTAATACTCTGAAGCATCTCTCAGAACCCGCTCTCAGAACTTTGAATGCACTGACCGTTTATAGAAAATCAATTTCAAGTGGGCCCTTCAAACACATGTTTGCGGACCAAGATCAAGGTCCGCAGATGAGGACTGAATTGATCAACATGTTTCTGATCGATCATAATGTAGGTTGGTACACACTCCACCCACTCGTGCGCGAGATAACACTAGATAGGCTAAGGGCACAACCTGATAAATTGCGCGGCTTACACTCATTGGCTGCCAATCACTATGCCAGTAAATTTAAAGGCCACTCTCTTGAAGGTAAAGCGAAATTGGGTGGGTCATATGTCGAAGCGCGGTATCATCTAGTCAGAGCTAAGAGAGAGGAAGAATTAGGAAAAATTGCGCGTAACTTTGAACATTATGTACGGCAGAGTTTCAGTGATACCTCTAAAGTGCCCAAAGACCCTAACGAGCTGAATGAACGCATTGCTCTGCTCTCAGGCTTGTTAAAGCACCAGGGTGCTAAAGGATTAGAGTACCACTTAGCCCGTTGTTATGTAAAGAGGTCCAAGCAGGGTGATCGGCGAAAGGCACTTTTGCATTTACGGTCTGCAACTGGCATATATGCCGAGCTTTTATCCTTGGCCCTGAACGTTGAGTAACTCCTTGTATGTATAAGCACATATACCGTTGAGTTCAGTTGGATCTCGGACCCTAATTC from Bacteroidota bacterium includes the following:
- a CDS encoding AAA family ATPase, whose translation is MDQQRKQIYFGRHGEQLLKWLSHDWVNIGPSVCIVEGFSGVGKKNVALRLLSQLEETNYIPILVDTLDSESTLIDDLLLNLAEELELKGVSKLVDAIDQGKDLLHAFQQVLMQPVVIVIDNFQRALNTSSGRPTKLLENLLKRISNREQSGRLLLLSNRSVERARWSESIEKRILYALEQDEAEELLAQLLKKGKREKEIPSERRADIVAALGRNPRAIHTLVESLRWTSIEELIGENPNLWEIRDRDVSSELLRELEKTLLLNTLKHLSEPALRTLNALTVYRKSISSGPFKHMFADQDQGPQMRTELINMFLIDHNVGWYTLHPLVREITLDRLRAQPDKLRGLHSLAANHYASKFKGHSLEGKAKLGGSYVEARYHLVRAKREEELGKIARNFEHYVRQSFSDTSKVPKDPNELNERIALLSGLLKHQGAKGLEYHLARCYVKRSKQGDRRKALLHLRSATGIYAELLSLALNVE